In Niveispirillum cyanobacteriorum, the following proteins share a genomic window:
- a CDS encoding glycosyltransferase — MAAADPEHHDDPEPDRFQRRRHRGHQQLMGVPLLSIITVVRDDPAGLAATRDSLAAQVWQGFEWLVADGGSCPATLAVLNTPGPIPHWLDSRPDGGPFAGMDRAMAVARGDYLLFLNAGDSLADDHVLADLRSHLTACPDMLYGDSLEDPGDGVVRVKPSRHWRWAFYGMPAHHCAILYHRILVADLLMDQGYRIAGDYAFTLAALRRAASVIRLPRVIARFAPGGLSRRYAALGRAEQFRIRRTVLGVCATVACTIWLLQIVASVIRGISPSGYAFWRFRGPAG; from the coding sequence ATGGCTGCCGCTGACCCAGAGCATCACGACGATCCTGAGCCAGATCGCTTTCAGCGCCGCCGCCATCGCGGCCATCAGCAACTGATGGGCGTCCCGCTGCTGTCCATCATCACGGTGGTCCGCGACGATCCGGCGGGCCTTGCAGCTACCCGTGACAGTCTGGCCGCCCAGGTCTGGCAGGGGTTTGAATGGCTGGTCGCCGATGGCGGCTCCTGCCCCGCCACGCTGGCGGTGCTGAACACGCCCGGCCCCATACCGCACTGGTTGGATAGTCGGCCCGATGGCGGGCCGTTTGCCGGCATGGACCGGGCCATGGCGGTGGCGCGGGGGGATTACCTGCTGTTCTTGAACGCCGGTGACAGTTTGGCGGACGACCATGTCCTTGCCGATCTTCGTTCCCACCTGACCGCCTGTCCCGACATGCTGTACGGCGACAGTCTGGAGGACCCGGGCGATGGGGTGGTGCGTGTGAAGCCGTCGCGGCACTGGCGCTGGGCCTTCTACGGCATGCCTGCCCACCATTGCGCCATTCTTTACCACCGGATCCTGGTGGCAGACCTCCTGATGGACCAGGGCTACCGCATTGCGGGCGACTATGCTTTTACCCTGGCCGCCCTGCGCCGCGCGGCTTCCGTCATCCGCTTGCCCCGTGTCATCGCCCGCTTCGCCCCCGGTGGTCTCTCGCGCCGCTATGCGGCGCTGGGCCGAGCCGAGCAGTTCCGCATTCGCCGCACCGTTCTTGGTGTTTGCGCTACCGTTGCCTGCACCATATGGCTGCTACAAATTGTCGCATCCGTCATCCGTGGTATATCCCCAAGTGGGTATGCCTTCTGGCGATTTCGGGGGCCTGCCGGCTGA
- a CDS encoding AAA family ATPase — protein MMERRPRIGITGSAGTGKTSLVEAVSDLLHLPVRREAMRDRLMAGFDPHALSRDGHRRMIAGDADDLALDLARAQDGLVTDRTPLDMASFWLVNGFAVDDPAATEALLARAVCGMADYDLVVLLPWGVRPVAADGVRSTNPWMQLHFQTVLEGLCRLYVAPDRLLHASPMAGTEMLAMLIRDRVCR, from the coding sequence ATGATGGAACGGCGGCCACGCATCGGGATCACCGGCAGTGCCGGCACAGGCAAAACCAGCCTAGTCGAGGCTGTATCCGACCTGCTGCACCTGCCCGTGCGGCGGGAGGCGATGCGCGACCGGCTGATGGCCGGGTTTGATCCCCATGCCCTGTCGCGTGACGGCCATCGCCGCATGATCGCGGGTGACGCCGACGATCTGGCCCTAGATCTGGCACGGGCACAGGACGGTCTGGTCACCGACCGCACGCCGCTGGACATGGCGTCCTTCTGGCTGGTGAATGGCTTTGCCGTGGATGATCCGGCGGCAACGGAGGCGCTGCTGGCCCGCGCCGTCTGCGGCATGGCCGATTATGATCTGGTGGTGCTGCTGCCTTGGGGCGTGCGGCCCGTTGCGGCGGACGGCGTGCGGTCTACCAACCCCTGGATGCAACTGCATTTTCAGACGGTGCTGGAGGGGCTGTGCCGGCTTTACGTTGCGCCAGACCGGCTGCTGCATGCCAGCCCGATGGCCGGGACAGAGATGCTGGCCATGCTGATCCGAGACCGCGTCTGTCGTTAA
- a CDS encoding FecCD family ABC transporter permease → MIRAIPSLLCAALLLFFAASLAVGPAAVSLPLAIRDWWAGGDGTAAVIFADIRLPRALLGAGIGAVLGLSGAALQGLLRNPLAEPGVIGVSASAGLGAVIAFYSGASLVFPLALPMGGMAGALIAVTLLYLLAGRQASVLTLILAGVAISSLAGALTSLALSLSPNPFALTEIVFWMLGSLADRSMNHVAVAAPFMGLGAILLLLSGRGLDALSLGEGTAQSMGFNPRRTGILVILGTALAVGAAVAVAGAIGFIGLIVPHLLRPLAGAQPSRLLPLSALGGAALLLAADTALRLGGPGPELKLGVVTALLGAPFFLALVLKTRTRVM, encoded by the coding sequence ATGATCCGTGCCATACCCTCACTACTGTGTGCTGCTCTCCTCCTGTTCTTCGCGGCCTCGCTGGCCGTGGGGCCGGCAGCGGTGTCGCTGCCGCTGGCCATCCGCGACTGGTGGGCGGGTGGGGATGGGACGGCGGCGGTGATCTTCGCCGATATCCGGCTGCCGCGCGCCTTGCTAGGGGCCGGCATCGGTGCTGTCCTGGGTCTGTCGGGGGCAGCGTTGCAGGGCCTGCTGCGCAACCCGCTGGCTGAACCTGGTGTGATCGGCGTGTCGGCCAGCGCGGGTTTGGGAGCCGTTATCGCTTTCTATTCGGGTGCCAGTCTGGTCTTTCCGCTGGCCCTGCCCATGGGAGGGATGGCGGGCGCTTTGATTGCTGTCACCCTGCTCTATCTGCTGGCCGGGCGGCAGGCATCGGTTCTGACCCTGATCCTGGCCGGGGTGGCCATATCCAGTCTGGCGGGGGCGCTCACCTCACTCGCCCTGTCGCTGTCGCCCAACCCGTTTGCCCTGACGGAGATCGTGTTCTGGATGCTGGGGTCGCTGGCCGACCGTTCTATGAACCATGTGGCCGTGGCGGCACCCTTCATGGGACTGGGTGCCATTCTGCTGCTGCTGTCGGGTCGGGGGCTGGATGCCCTGTCGCTGGGAGAGGGGACGGCGCAATCCATGGGCTTTAACCCGCGCCGCACCGGCATCCTGGTCATTCTGGGCACGGCTCTGGCGGTTGGTGCCGCGGTCGCCGTTGCCGGCGCCATCGGCTTCATCGGCCTTATCGTGCCGCATCTCCTGCGCCCCCTGGCCGGCGCGCAGCCTTCGCGCCTGCTGCCTTTGTCGGCGCTGGGCGGGGCGGCACTGCTGCTAGCGGCGGATACGGCTCTGCGTCTGGGCGGACCGGGGCCGGAACTGAAACTGGGGGTCGTCACGGCCCTGCTGGGGGCACCGTTCTTCCTGGCGCTGGTGCTGAAGACGCGTACAAGGGTCATGTGA
- a CDS encoding alpha-ketoglutarate-dependent dioxygenase AlkB family protein translates to MTTMAEGFRILPGYLDRDGQKSILSLVDTIAQQAPFTRYIMPRTGRPFSIDMTNAGSQGWIADRQSYRYSPVHPVTGRPWPAIPDALLALWRDLTGYGHDPECCLINHYQGDGAKLSLHRDEDEEAKDAPILNISLGDTGIFRLGGPARSDPTRSFPVESGTVMIFAGPSRLYYHGVDRLRVGSSRLLPQGGRLNLTLRRVTVP, encoded by the coding sequence ATGACGACCATGGCGGAAGGGTTTCGGATACTGCCTGGATATCTGGATCGTGATGGGCAGAAGTCCATTCTGTCCCTGGTCGATACCATCGCGCAGCAGGCCCCCTTCACCCGCTATATCATGCCGCGTACGGGCCGTCCCTTCTCCATCGACATGACCAATGCCGGCAGCCAGGGCTGGATCGCCGACCGGCAGAGCTACCGCTATTCCCCTGTCCATCCGGTCACGGGACGGCCGTGGCCCGCGATCCCCGATGCGCTGCTGGCCTTGTGGCGCGATCTGACGGGCTATGGTCATGATCCGGAATGCTGCCTGATCAACCATTATCAGGGGGATGGCGCGAAGCTTTCGCTGCACCGGGATGAGGATGAGGAGGCGAAGGACGCCCCGATCCTGAACATCTCCCTGGGCGATACCGGGATTTTCCGTTTGGGCGGCCCGGCACGCAGCGACCCGACCCGGTCATTCCCGGTAGAAAGCGGGACGGTCATGATCTTCGCTGGCCCGTCACGCCTCTATTACCACGGCGTGGACCGGCTGCGCGTCGGGTCCTCCCGCCTGCTGCCGCAGGGCGGGCGGCTGAACCTGACCTTGCGGCGGGTGACGGTGCCTTAA
- the irrA gene encoding iron response transcriptional regulator IrrA — protein MSRLCSAGLRPTRQRVDLARLLFRCGNRHVTAEQLHAEAVATGVKVSLATVYNTLNQFRDAGLLREVVVEAGSTWFDTNIDDHHHFFHENSRRLQDICCTKLVLPDLPCLPDGTQVARVDVIIRLRDAD, from the coding sequence ATGAGCCGCCTGTGCAGTGCCGGCCTGCGCCCCACGCGCCAGCGGGTCGATCTGGCCAGGCTGCTGTTCCGGTGCGGTAATCGCCATGTCACCGCTGAGCAATTGCATGCCGAAGCCGTGGCGACGGGGGTGAAGGTGTCACTGGCCACCGTCTACAACACCCTGAACCAGTTCCGCGATGCGGGGCTGCTGCGCGAGGTGGTGGTGGAGGCCGGCAGCACCTGGTTCGATACCAATATCGACGACCATCACCATTTCTTTCATGAGAATAGCCGCCGCTTGCAGGACATCTGCTGTACCAAGCTGGTGCTGCCCGACCTTCCCTGCCTGCCCGACGGCACGCAGGTGGCGCGCGTGGACGTGATTATCCGCCTGCGGGACGCGGATTGA
- a CDS encoding ABC transporter substrate-binding protein — MPAANPRERRGSTGLSVFGLLCVAIMAALSPIAAKAGPARVVSLNLCTDQLVLALLPPERIAALSFLASDPGLSALSDQVGSIPLVQGMAEEVLPLKPDLVLVGTYTTRPTVALLRARGVTVMEVGLVNDFDGIRAQIRTIAAALDVAAKGEELIARMDATLAAAVPAADDTHRPRVLSLAPGAFTAGAGTLSDAVMRAAGLTNYAADKGLTGYGYLPVETVAADPPDLLIANTDEKGHPSLNGQMLAHPALSRAVPPAARPTVPGKLWTCGGPFTADAVALLAAARKRLLSTRVSP; from the coding sequence ATGCCCGCCGCCAATCCCCGCGAAAGGCGGGGGTCCACCGGCCTTTCCGTCTTCGGTCTGCTCTGTGTCGCCATAATGGCGGCCCTGTCGCCGATTGCGGCGAAAGCGGGGCCGGCGCGGGTGGTGTCGCTGAACCTCTGCACCGATCAGCTTGTGCTGGCGCTTTTGCCGCCCGAACGGATCGCCGCCCTGTCCTTCCTGGCTTCCGATCCCGGCCTTTCGGCCCTGTCGGATCAGGTGGGCTCTATCCCGCTGGTACAGGGCATGGCCGAGGAGGTGCTGCCCCTGAAACCCGATCTGGTGCTGGTCGGGACCTATACGACGCGCCCCACCGTGGCTCTGCTGCGCGCGCGCGGCGTGACGGTGATGGAGGTGGGGCTGGTCAATGATTTCGACGGTATCCGGGCGCAGATCCGTACCATCGCCGCCGCCCTTGACGTGGCCGCGAAGGGAGAGGAACTGATTGCCCGCATGGATGCCACCCTGGCGGCGGCAGTGCCTGCAGCGGACGATACACACCGGCCGCGCGTGCTGTCGCTGGCCCCTGGTGCCTTTACGGCGGGGGCGGGCACCCTCTCCGATGCGGTCATGCGGGCCGCCGGCCTGACAAACTATGCCGCCGACAAGGGCCTGACCGGCTATGGCTATCTGCCGGTCGAAACGGTAGCCGCCGATCCGCCCGACCTTCTGATCGCCAATACTGATGAAAAGGGCCATCCCTCCCTGAATGGGCAGATGCTGGCCCATCCTGCTCTATCGCGCGCTGTGCCTCCCGCTGCCCGCCCGACTGTGCCGGGCAAGCTATGGACCTGCGGCGGGCCCTTTACCGCTGATGCCGTGGCCTTGCTGGCTGCCGCCCGCAAACGGCTGCTTTCAACCCGGGTGTCACCATGA
- a CDS encoding helix-turn-helix domain-containing protein, with translation MLEKRNPSKSGLAQAYSLSKRGEGPNPIDIHVGQRLRLRRTLLGLSQETLGEAVGITFQQLQKYERGANRISASRLFNLSQVLGVPVTFFFDDLPASESTLVPDEPSETQEFESMARRETLELVRAYYRIPEDAVRRRTFELVKTLAGDGDDSAKAG, from the coding sequence ATGCTTGAAAAGAGAAACCCGTCAAAGTCGGGCCTGGCACAGGCCTATTCCCTGTCCAAGCGCGGCGAAGGCCCCAATCCCATCGATATCCATGTCGGTCAGCGGCTGCGACTGCGCCGCACCTTGCTGGGTCTCAGCCAGGAAACCCTGGGTGAGGCGGTGGGCATCACTTTCCAGCAGTTGCAAAAGTATGAGCGCGGGGCCAACCGCATCAGCGCCAGCCGACTGTTCAACCTGTCGCAGGTTCTGGGTGTGCCCGTGACCTTCTTCTTCGACGATCTGCCGGCCTCGGAATCCACCCTGGTTCCTGATGAGCCCAGCGAGACGCAGGAGTTCGAGAGCATGGCCCGGCGTGAGACGCTGGAACTGGTCCGTGCCTATTACCGTATCCCGGAAGATGCCGTACGCCGCCGCACGTTCGAACTGGTGAAGACGCTGGCCGGTGACGGCGACGACAGCGCCAAGGCCGGCTGA
- a CDS encoding DUF2807 domain-containing protein, translating to MPAYQPLSSRPRLKPGVPLGGVAAIVVLAGTVGWALVAGDPVGSGDQLAKLGHKIEMSLGDGGVRVHVDDRVTERAQDRVAERMAERAKRMEMGDGRAVDMGAITRSVSEQIDAAAKAATAKADRNKGRRDGDIRYLDRTTADDGTNRITAMAEAPSGVRLAGVMGSVRIKVVGDAADGVLFTLENSRKRYNLSIDDGVLWITGPGPQSQPDVTLELSVPRGTPLLVNNFTGDLTVDGDLGAPARLELANGEMKLGALESARVRITQSGTVSVGDVKGLAGVQLSGDGEVRMGNVGTAALEVNGNGAVKLGTVSEGLSVSMPGPGDIKVGMLAGSLGAAIPGPGTLTIGGGQVDSMAIGVTGPGTVDFNGKAKDPRVLMTGPGRVSLAGHSGTPKVYHVGPGKVELSR from the coding sequence ATGCCCGCCTATCAGCCCCTGTCCTCCCGCCCCCGCCTGAAGCCTGGTGTGCCGTTGGGCGGTGTTGCCGCCATCGTGGTGCTGGCAGGTACGGTGGGCTGGGCGCTGGTGGCAGGAGATCCGGTGGGGTCGGGCGACCAGTTGGCCAAGCTGGGCCACAAGATCGAGATGTCGCTGGGCGATGGCGGCGTCCGCGTGCATGTGGATGATCGCGTCACAGAGCGGGCGCAGGACCGCGTGGCCGAACGGATGGCGGAGCGGGCCAAACGGATGGAGATGGGCGATGGGCGGGCCGTCGATATGGGCGCCATCACCCGGTCGGTTTCCGAACAGATCGACGCCGCCGCCAAGGCCGCGACCGCCAAGGCCGACCGGAACAAGGGCCGTCGCGATGGCGATATCCGCTATCTGGACCGCACCACCGCCGATGATGGCACCAACCGTATCACAGCCATGGCCGAGGCGCCGTCCGGCGTGCGGCTGGCCGGGGTGATGGGATCGGTGCGAATCAAGGTAGTGGGGGACGCCGCCGATGGCGTGCTGTTCACGCTGGAGAACAGTCGCAAGCGTTACAACCTTTCCATCGATGACGGGGTGCTGTGGATCACCGGGCCGGGACCGCAGAGCCAGCCTGACGTTACCCTGGAACTGTCGGTCCCTCGCGGTACGCCGCTGCTCGTCAACAATTTCACAGGTGACCTGACGGTGGATGGCGATTTGGGGGCCCCCGCCCGGCTGGAACTGGCCAATGGCGAGATGAAGCTGGGGGCGCTGGAGTCGGCGCGGGTCCGCATCACGCAGTCAGGAACCGTGTCGGTGGGCGACGTGAAGGGGCTGGCCGGTGTGCAGTTGTCTGGCGATGGCGAAGTGCGTATGGGCAATGTCGGCACCGCCGCCCTGGAAGTGAACGGCAATGGCGCCGTGAAGCTGGGCACCGTGTCGGAGGGCCTGTCCGTCTCCATGCCGGGCCCCGGCGACATCAAGGTCGGCATGCTGGCGGGCAGCCTGGGTGCCGCCATCCCCGGCCCCGGCACCCTGACCATCGGCGGAGGACAAGTGGACAGCATGGCCATCGGCGTCACCGGTCCGGGCACCGTTGATTTCAACGGCAAGGCGAAGGACCCCCGCGTCCTAATGACCGGCCCCGGCCGCGTCAGCCTGGCCGGGCACAGCGGTACGCCGAAGGTCTACCATGTCGGTCCCGGCAAGGTGGAATTGTCGCGCTAA
- the aguB gene encoding N-carbamoylputrescine amidase, with product MRKISVAATQFACSWDRDANIAKAEELIRKAHGQGAQIILIQELFEAPYFCQDQKPEYFELAAPVENNRLIQHFQALAKELSVVLPLSFFEKANTAHYNSLVTIDADGSILGLYRKSHIPDGPGYQEKFYFSPGDTGFQTYQTRYARIGTAICWDQWFPEAARVMALQGAELLFYPTAIGSEPQDDTLDSRDHWQRVMQGHSGANLMPVIASNRIGKETFETGSITFYGSSFITDCKGAKLVEADRTSEAVLVQDFDLDAIARIRAGWGVFRDRRPSLYAPIMSLDGSLRHG from the coding sequence ATGCGCAAGATAAGTGTCGCCGCCACACAGTTCGCGTGCAGTTGGGACCGCGACGCCAACATCGCCAAGGCAGAGGAACTCATCCGCAAAGCCCATGGACAGGGTGCCCAGATCATCCTGATCCAGGAACTGTTCGAGGCCCCCTATTTCTGTCAGGACCAGAAGCCGGAATATTTCGAACTGGCGGCTCCCGTCGAGAATAACCGCCTGATCCAGCATTTCCAGGCACTGGCGAAGGAATTGTCGGTCGTGCTGCCGTTGTCCTTCTTTGAGAAGGCGAACACCGCCCATTACAATTCCCTGGTCACCATTGATGCTGATGGCTCGATCCTGGGGCTTTATCGGAAAAGCCATATCCCCGATGGTCCGGGCTATCAGGAAAAGTTCTATTTCAGCCCCGGTGACACGGGCTTCCAGACCTATCAGACGCGTTATGCCCGCATCGGCACGGCCATCTGCTGGGACCAATGGTTCCCGGAGGCCGCGCGCGTAATGGCGTTGCAGGGCGCGGAACTGCTGTTCTACCCTACCGCCATCGGGTCGGAACCGCAGGATGATACGCTGGACAGTCGCGACCATTGGCAGCGCGTGATGCAGGGGCATTCGGGCGCTAACCTGATGCCCGTCATCGCCAGCAATCGCATCGGGAAAGAGACGTTCGAGACCGGCAGCATCACCTTCTACGGCTCCTCCTTCATCACCGATTGCAAGGGCGCGAAGCTGGTGGAGGCGGACCGGACATCGGAAGCAGTGCTGGTTCAGGATTTCGACCTGGACGCCATCGCCCGCATCCGTGCCGGCTGGGGTGTGTTCCGTGACCGTCGACCGTCGCTCTACGCCCCCATCATGTCGCTGGATGGCAGCCTGCGCCACGGCTGA
- a CDS encoding SLBB domain-containing protein — MTILRHITALLVLLFFPVGAVWAAPAETVPGRVEALYSQRAGEMLRLFGRDLFAGPPPDDGPALGSVGDDYRLGPGDELSVLLRGQVSRSSRHRIGADGMLLIQDLRPIAAAGQTLGAVKAELDAAVAATHVQTQAFLSVLSLRRVGVLVLGQVARPGRQSLSAYATALDALMAAGGVLPDGSLRAIRLLRPGAEAVTVDLYDLLVSGEGAAADLLVDGARLVVPPLGPTVAIAGSVKRPGIYELPPGRSAVTGPDDTSDLLMLAGGALRPGRDRSTLLRQGPEGTERPQPVSSTDPLRLRDGDLLLHMPDGGARAGSVTLSGAVAEPGERTLTDGMRLADLVDRAMLPPDAYLPLTVLLRRTGAGGPPHMQALDLSALLSGREGEMARDGDRLVVLSAADVAFLRGRSVLSLLSGQAPDPADLSVCAGLAALAAALSADPEGVLAAGPLAQAARGVDGPPLPCPRLFQADGDLVPFLLRQSVFMRRGSLRPGPYPVAGPTSLASLAPLSGGNHDGKAKASPGQVADPDGDGVLLSGPVRQPGLRSVGGEEGLSLRTLLSGPGAPLPDAYALVALLERTDPVGAGRRPSLFAPADVVEGRFDLRLRDGDRVTLFLRDEVMRPASAPTEPDVPDPLSPDIRTLLSERAVALRGGVMMPGEYPVAGPVPLSLLLRTGGGLKPEGDAERLELLPPPVPPRGRDDGDTLGAMPRTLTGGATASTLIPPGAAIRVGLKQRPQERRGILLAGEVAEPGTYDLAPGETLSMLLDRAGGLTEDAYPAGIIFTRESARLAEEEGLRRTARELDRQLGQMLGGKNPPDPARVELARQLAADLRNTNALGRITVEANPAVLGDRPELDMPLQPGDRIHIPRRPLTVTVSGEVLAPASLLFDPDKKPEDYLREAGGLTRFADDGRIFIIHPNGAAEPLESGWLTHQVPTLTPGSMIVVPRDAEPFEWLPLTQSITTILSQIAFSAAAIAAISN; from the coding sequence ATGACCATTCTTCGCCATATCACTGCGCTGCTTGTGCTGCTGTTTTTCCCCGTCGGCGCGGTATGGGCCGCCCCGGCGGAAACGGTGCCTGGACGCGTGGAGGCACTGTACAGCCAGCGCGCGGGTGAAATGTTGCGTCTGTTCGGGCGGGACCTGTTCGCGGGTCCCCCGCCAGATGATGGCCCCGCCCTGGGGTCGGTGGGCGATGATTACCGGCTGGGCCCTGGCGACGAACTCTCGGTCCTGCTGCGCGGGCAGGTGTCACGCAGCAGCCGTCATCGCATCGGCGCCGATGGAATGCTGCTGATCCAGGATTTGCGCCCCATCGCGGCGGCGGGGCAGACGCTGGGGGCCGTGAAGGCGGAACTGGACGCTGCGGTGGCGGCCACCCATGTGCAGACCCAGGCCTTCCTGTCGGTCCTGTCCCTGCGCCGTGTCGGCGTGCTGGTCCTGGGACAGGTGGCGCGACCGGGGCGGCAGTCATTGTCCGCCTATGCCACGGCGCTTGATGCGCTGATGGCGGCGGGCGGGGTGCTGCCTGATGGGTCGCTGCGTGCCATCCGCCTGCTGCGGCCAGGGGCTGAGGCCGTGACCGTCGATCTTTATGACCTGCTGGTCAGCGGGGAGGGGGCGGCGGCGGACCTGCTGGTCGATGGGGCTCGGCTGGTGGTGCCGCCCCTGGGGCCGACGGTGGCCATTGCCGGATCGGTGAAACGCCCTGGCATCTATGAACTGCCGCCCGGTCGCAGTGCTGTCACAGGACCGGACGACACATCCGACCTTCTGATGCTGGCCGGCGGTGCGCTCCGTCCGGGCCGTGACCGTTCCACCCTGTTGCGTCAGGGGCCGGAAGGGACGGAACGCCCGCAACCGGTCAGCAGTACCGACCCGCTGCGCCTGCGTGATGGCGACCTGTTGCTGCATATGCCCGACGGTGGGGCACGGGCCGGCAGCGTCACCCTGTCGGGGGCCGTGGCGGAACCGGGGGAACGGACGCTGACCGATGGCATGCGTCTGGCCGATCTGGTGGACCGCGCCATGCTGCCACCCGACGCCTATCTGCCGCTGACGGTTCTGCTGCGCCGGACGGGCGCCGGCGGTCCCCCGCATATGCAGGCGCTGGATTTGTCCGCCCTGCTGTCGGGGCGGGAGGGGGAAATGGCGCGTGACGGTGACCGGTTGGTGGTGCTGTCAGCTGCGGATGTCGCCTTCCTGCGGGGGCGATCCGTCCTATCGCTGCTGTCGGGGCAGGCGCCGGACCCGGCCGATCTGTCGGTCTGTGCCGGTCTGGCCGCCCTTGCCGCCGCCCTGTCGGCTGATCCCGAGGGGGTGTTGGCCGCAGGCCCCCTGGCCCAGGCTGCCAGAGGGGTGGACGGGCCGCCGCTGCCATGCCCGCGTTTGTTTCAGGCCGATGGCGACCTTGTGCCCTTCCTTCTGCGCCAATCGGTCTTCATGCGGCGCGGCAGCCTGCGCCCCGGCCCGTACCCGGTTGCCGGCCCCACGTCGCTGGCCAGCCTTGCCCCATTGTCAGGCGGTAATCATGACGGCAAGGCCAAGGCCAGTCCGGGACAGGTGGCCGATCCCGATGGCGATGGCGTGCTGCTGTCCGGTCCGGTGCGCCAGCCCGGCTTGCGCTCCGTCGGTGGGGAGGAGGGGTTGAGCCTGCGCACTCTGCTGTCCGGCCCCGGTGCGCCGCTACCCGATGCCTATGCCTTGGTCGCGCTGCTTGAGCGTACCGACCCCGTCGGTGCCGGGCGTCGTCCCAGCCTTTTCGCCCCGGCGGATGTGGTGGAGGGACGGTTTGACCTGCGTCTGCGCGATGGCGACCGCGTCACCCTGTTCCTGCGGGACGAGGTGATGCGTCCGGCATCGGCACCCACCGAACCGGATGTGCCCGACCCGTTGTCCCCCGACATTCGGACCCTGTTGTCGGAGCGGGCCGTGGCTCTGCGCGGCGGGGTGATGATGCCCGGGGAATATCCCGTGGCGGGACCGGTGCCCCTGTCGCTGCTGCTGCGCACTGGCGGCGGTCTGAAACCGGAAGGCGATGCGGAGCGGCTGGAACTGCTGCCGCCACCTGTCCCGCCGCGCGGGCGCGATGATGGGGACACGTTGGGCGCCATGCCCCGCACCCTGACCGGTGGGGCCACGGCCAGCACCCTGATCCCCCCGGGGGCCGCCATCCGTGTCGGCCTTAAACAGCGACCGCAGGAACGGCGCGGCATCCTGCTGGCGGGTGAGGTGGCAGAACCCGGCACCTATGATCTGGCACCGGGAGAGACGCTGTCCATGCTGCTGGACCGGGCCGGTGGCCTGACAGAGGACGCGTATCCCGCCGGTATCATCTTCACCCGTGAAAGCGCGCGGTTGGCCGAAGAGGAGGGGTTGCGCCGCACCGCTCGGGAACTGGACCGGCAGTTGGGCCAGATGCTGGGCGGCAAGAACCCGCCCGACCCGGCCCGTGTCGAACTGGCCCGCCAACTGGCCGCTGACCTGCGCAACACCAATGCACTTGGCCGCATCACGGTGGAGGCCAATCCCGCCGTGCTGGGCGACCGTCCCGAACTGGACATGCCGCTGCAGCCGGGCGACCGTATCCATATCCCCCGCCGCCCCCTGACGGTGACGGTGTCGGGAGAGGTGCTGGCCCCCGCCTCCCTGCTGTTTGATCCGGACAAGAAGCCAGAAGATTATCTGCGCGAAGCCGGTGGACTGACCCGGTTCGCCGATGATGGTCGCATCTTCATCATCCATCCCAACGGGGCTGCGGAACCGCTGGAAAGCGGCTGGCTGACCCATCAGGTGCCGACATTGACACCCGGTTCCATGATCGTGGTTCCACGCGATGCTGAGCCGTTTGAATGGCTGCCGCTGACCCAGAGCATCACGACGATCCTGAGCCAGATCGCTTTCAGCGCCGCCGCCATCGCGGCCATCAGCAACTGA
- a CDS encoding ribbon-helix-helix domain-containing protein, translating into MAAKRRPPTNPEDTAPESMRAVCRNVVVAGKRTSIRMEPLLWDSLADISRREGQSLNDIVTMIDGRRGDSALTAALRIFILSYFRTASDAPANLPGLAEEQTPFGTTADYSRVFRKALEIFDEA; encoded by the coding sequence ATGGCCGCCAAGCGTCGTCCCCCCACCAATCCCGAAGATACAGCGCCCGAATCCATGCGGGCGGTGTGTCGCAATGTCGTTGTGGCGGGGAAACGCACGAGTATCCGAATGGAACCGCTGCTGTGGGACAGTCTGGCCGATATCAGCCGGCGCGAGGGGCAGTCGCTGAACGACATTGTCACCATGATCGACGGGCGTCGGGGCGACAGCGCCCTGACGGCGGCGCTGCGCATTTTTATCCTGTCCTATTTCCGTACGGCGTCCGACGCACCGGCGAACCTGCCCGGCCTGGCGGAAGAACAGACCCCGTTCGGCACCACCGCCGACTATTCCCGCGTCTTCCGCAAGGCGCTGGAGATCTTTGACGAGGCTTAA